The Pyrenophora tritici-repentis strain M4 chromosome 2, whole genome shotgun sequence genome window below encodes:
- a CDS encoding ChiA, Chitinase, with product MAIFPPLVNETSFTGTAVSEPEPVETSGANYYSTTFGTPGLPYISTLAPAEPSTSIPSSNEIVQAFTFSPASYATPSPTTPQPSSTLLTLIPSHEPLAQPANFTHAGYRAVAYYGNWDIYNRNYQPQHIPASKLTHLLYSIKQLQLLKASNRNLKVLLSIGGWTYTNTNRAMDTPTSSTHGIQRFAASCVQLIRNYGFDGVDIDWEYPSTTEQGSAFLALLQEIRRQMDDYANTLVYGDDFGHEMKPSFLLSIAAPAGETNYRNMPLREISRVTDFVNLMTYDYAGSWDNVTGHASNLYASAENPLSTPYNTASVLAAYYAAGVPPAKLNLGMPLYGRSFTNTQGLGLPYNGIGIGSWEAGVYDFKDLPLAGAQEFYDAEAGATYSYHNGSGMLVSYDTVPMALRKVVDLAQQRLGGAMWWEISGDRMDEGSIVSNVSRLRLRVIVEMSQ from the exons ATGGCGATATTCCCCCCGTTGGTGAATGAGACGAGCTTCACGGGTACGGCGGTATCTGAACCGGAACCTGTAGAGACGAGTGGTGCGAACTATTACAGCACTACCTTTGGGACACCTGGATTACCGTATATCTCTACGCTTGCTCCAGCCGAGCCTTCAACTTCCATACCCAGCAGTAACGAGATCGTCCAAGCCTTCACGTTCAGTCCAGCCTCATACGCAACACCGTCTCCGACTACTCCCCAACCCTCATCGACACTCCTCACCCTCATCCCATCGCACGAACCGCTAGCCCAACCAGCCAATTTCACCCACGCCGGCTATCGTGCAGTAGCCTACTACGGAAACTGGGACATTTACAACCGTAACTACCAACCGCAACATATCCCCGCTTCGAAACTAACCCACCTCCTCTACTC CATCAAACAACTGCAACTTCTCAAAGCCTCGAACAGAAACCTCAAGGTCCTGCTCAGCATCGGCGGGTGGACCTACACCAACACGAACCGGGCCATGGACACGCCCACATCGAGCACGCACGGAATCCAGCGCTTCGCCGCCTCGTGCGTCCAGCTCATCCGCAATTACGGCTTCGATGGCGTTGATATTGACTGGGAGTACCCGTCCACAACGGAGCAAGGAAGCGCCTTCCTCGCGCTGCTGCAAGAAATTAGACGTCAAATGGACGATTATGCAAACACGCTGGTATACGGGGATGATTTTGGACACGAGATGAAGCCGAGCTTCCTGTTGAGCATTGCGGCGCCGGCGGGGGAAACAAACTACAGGAACATGCCGCTGCGCGAAATTAGCCGGGTTACGGATTTTGTTAATTTAATG ACGTACGACTATGCCGGTTCTTGGGATAATGTTACGGGACATGCCTCGAATCTGTATGCGTCGGCTGAGAACCCGCTCAGTACGCCATACAACACCGCGTCGGTACTGGCCGCCTATTATGCAGCCGGGGTCCCGCCTGCCAAGCTGAATCTGGGCATGCCTCTGTACGGCCGCTCCTTCACGAATACCCAGGGTCTTGGGCTGCCGTACAACGGCATTGGCATAGGCTCTTGGGAGGCGGGTGTGTACGACTTCAAAGACTTGCCGTTAGCCGGTGCCCAGGAGTTTTACGATGCAGAGGCGGGTGCGACGTATAGCTATCACAATGGAAGCGGTATGCTGGTGAGTTACGATACTGTGCCCATGGCGCTGCGCAAGGTAGTCGACCTTGCGCAGCAGCGGCTAGGTGGGGCAATGTGGTGGGAGATTAGTGGTGACAGGATGGACGAGGGGAGCATTGTGTCAAACGTGAGTCGCCTGCGCCTCCGCGTGATTGTGGAAATGAGTCAGTGA